Proteins encoded within one genomic window of Amorphoplanes friuliensis DSM 7358:
- a CDS encoding sigma-70 family RNA polymerase sigma factor translates to MNDGVEAEVFDELSRRYRWELHVHCYRMLGSFEAAEDHVQEVLLRAWRGRESFEGRSSARTWLYRIATNACLDTLRRTTPPLQPYPDQVLDERPGPEAAVVERETISLAFLAAIQLLPARQRAALILRDVLAWSAREVAELLDASVPAVNSAVQRARVTLRERWPGGREEWAPAGEPGAEQRELLERYIAAHEQADPEALVGLLREDVVLSIEPGVGEWHGAAQVAPALREGMMSRGRWRMLPWAANRQPAVAGYVLAEGDTAYRPFVLGVLQAEGGRISVMKAFEAPELFVTFGLPVELGI, encoded by the coding sequence ATGAACGACGGTGTGGAAGCCGAGGTGTTCGACGAGTTGAGCCGGCGGTATCGGTGGGAGTTGCATGTGCACTGCTATCGGATGCTCGGGTCGTTCGAGGCTGCTGAGGACCATGTGCAGGAGGTGCTGCTGCGGGCCTGGCGGGGAAGGGAGTCCTTCGAGGGGCGGTCGAGTGCGCGGACCTGGCTCTATCGGATCGCGACCAACGCCTGCCTGGACACGCTGAGGAGGACCACGCCGCCGCTGCAGCCGTACCCGGATCAGGTGCTGGACGAGCGGCCCGGGCCGGAGGCTGCGGTGGTGGAGCGGGAGACGATCTCGCTGGCTTTTCTGGCCGCGATCCAGTTGTTGCCGGCGCGGCAGCGGGCCGCGTTGATTCTGCGGGATGTGCTGGCCTGGAGTGCGCGTGAGGTGGCGGAGTTGCTCGATGCGTCCGTGCCGGCGGTCAACAGTGCCGTGCAGCGGGCGAGGGTGACGCTGCGGGAGCGGTGGCCGGGAGGGCGGGAGGAGTGGGCGCCCGCCGGGGAGCCCGGGGCGGAGCAGCGGGAGTTGTTGGAGCGGTACATCGCCGCGCACGAGCAGGCCGACCCCGAGGCGCTGGTCGGGCTGCTGCGGGAGGACGTGGTGCTGAGCATCGAGCCCGGCGTCGGGGAGTGGCACGGCGCGGCCCAGGTTGCTCCGGCCCTGCGTGAGGGCATGATGTCGCGGGGCCGGTGGCGGATGCTGCCGTGGGCGGCGAACCGTCAGCCCGCGGTCGCCGGCTACGTGCTGGCCGAGGGGGACACGGCCTACCGCCCGTTTGTGCTGGGCGTTCTGCAAGCCGAGGGTGGGCGGATCTCGGTGATGAAGGCGTTCGAGGCGCCCGAGCTCTTCGTGACGTTCGGGCTGCCGGTGGAGCTCGGGATCTAG
- a CDS encoding D-arabinono-1,4-lactone oxidase: MSDVVKNWAGNITFNASRIHRMLTVPELQDLVAGGGKVRVLGSGHSFNRMADTTGDLVDLIGLPRVVEISADRRTVRVDGGIRYGELADRLHAEGLAVHNMASLPHISVAGAVTTATHGSGVRNRNLATSVAGLELIRGDGKLVTLRRGDEGFDGAVVGLGALGIVTALTLDVVPAFEIRQYVYDDLPRSVLDDNLPEILASGYSVSLFTNWQSTDINHAWLKRTEPMPDGPFFGARPADGPRHPVPGVDATNSTEQFGVPGPWHARLPHFRMEFSPSTGAELQSEWMVPLDRALEAIDAVAAIREQLAPVLQVNEIRTVAADDLWLSMNYHRDSLGLHFTWIADTDRVLPVVAALEEQLAPLEARPHWGKVFTQDPATIRSRYERFADFQALAAEYDPAGTFRNAWLDDILG, from the coding sequence GTGAGTGACGTGGTGAAGAACTGGGCCGGCAACATCACCTTCAACGCGAGCCGGATCCACCGGATGCTGACGGTTCCTGAGCTGCAGGACCTTGTCGCCGGCGGCGGGAAGGTCCGGGTCCTCGGCAGCGGCCACTCCTTCAACCGGATGGCCGACACGACCGGGGACCTGGTCGACCTCATCGGCCTCCCCCGCGTCGTGGAGATCTCCGCGGACCGCCGCACGGTCCGCGTCGACGGCGGCATCCGGTACGGCGAACTGGCCGACCGTCTGCACGCCGAAGGCCTGGCCGTGCACAACATGGCGTCGCTGCCGCACATCTCGGTCGCCGGTGCCGTCACCACGGCCACCCACGGCTCCGGCGTGCGCAACCGCAACCTCGCGACGTCGGTCGCCGGCCTCGAGCTGATCCGCGGTGACGGCAAGCTGGTCACGCTGCGCCGCGGCGACGAGGGCTTCGACGGCGCCGTGGTCGGTCTGGGCGCCCTGGGCATCGTCACCGCCCTGACCCTGGACGTCGTCCCGGCGTTCGAGATCCGGCAGTACGTCTACGACGACCTCCCCCGGTCCGTGCTCGACGACAACCTGCCGGAGATCCTCGCCTCGGGGTACAGCGTCAGCCTCTTCACCAACTGGCAGAGCACCGACATCAACCACGCCTGGCTCAAGCGCACCGAGCCGATGCCCGACGGCCCGTTCTTCGGCGCCCGGCCCGCCGACGGCCCGCGCCACCCGGTGCCGGGTGTCGACGCCACCAACTCCACCGAGCAGTTCGGCGTCCCCGGCCCGTGGCACGCCCGCCTGCCGCACTTCCGCATGGAGTTCAGCCCGAGCACCGGCGCCGAGCTGCAGTCGGAGTGGATGGTGCCGCTCGACCGCGCGCTCGAGGCCATCGACGCCGTGGCCGCCATCCGCGAGCAGCTCGCCCCTGTCCTCCAGGTCAACGAGATCCGCACGGTGGCCGCCGACGACCTGTGGCTGAGCATGAACTACCACCGCGACAGCCTGGGCCTGCACTTCACCTGGATCGCCGACACGGACCGGGTCCTGCCGGTCGTGGCGGCCCTGGAGGAGCAGCTCGCTCCGCTGGAGGCCCGCCCGCACTGGGGCAAGGTCTTCACCCAGGACCCGGCGACGATCCGCTCCCGCTACGAGCGCTTCGCCGACTTCCAGGCCCTGGCCGCCGAGTACGACCCGGCGGGCACCTTCCGCAACGCCTGGCTCGACGACATCCTCGGCTAG
- a CDS encoding ferredoxin reductase, whose translation MAVTQTLRSGAWRVVELITTPLVPADYLDVVAPLRNASVLRAKIESVRPETRNSVTLVLRPGRGWQPHEPGQYIRIGVDVDGVRLWRAYSVTCAPGRLSVTVNAVRDGVVSNYLIRNAKRGMIVHLDNPAGEFTLPTPRPEKVLFVTAGSGITPVMGMLRSALHELSDVVVLHSAPEREAVVFGEELRTLAADGRIRLIERHTRTDGRISTTELAELVPDLFERHTWACGPNEMLDDLGAHWALAGAAERLHVERFRPTIIAAGEGGKVTFGRSGTVVDAEGGVPILEAGENAGVLMPSGCRMGICFSCVLPMTEGSVRDLRDGSITTAVEGDRIPVQTCISAAAGPCQLDA comes from the coding sequence ATGGCGGTAACACAGACCCTGCGGTCCGGCGCGTGGCGCGTCGTCGAGCTGATCACGACACCCCTGGTGCCGGCGGACTACCTCGACGTGGTCGCGCCCCTGCGCAACGCCAGTGTCCTGCGCGCCAAGATCGAATCGGTCCGGCCCGAGACGCGCAACAGCGTGACGCTGGTGCTGCGGCCCGGCCGCGGCTGGCAGCCGCACGAGCCCGGGCAGTACATCCGCATCGGCGTCGACGTCGACGGTGTCCGGCTCTGGCGTGCGTACTCCGTGACCTGCGCGCCCGGCCGGCTGTCGGTGACGGTCAACGCCGTCCGGGACGGTGTGGTCAGCAACTACCTGATCCGCAACGCCAAGCGCGGCATGATCGTGCACCTGGACAACCCGGCCGGCGAGTTCACGCTCCCGACACCCCGGCCGGAGAAGGTGCTCTTCGTGACGGCCGGCAGCGGCATCACACCCGTGATGGGCATGCTGCGCAGCGCCCTGCACGAGCTGAGTGACGTCGTCGTGCTGCACTCGGCGCCGGAACGCGAGGCCGTCGTGTTCGGCGAGGAGCTGCGCACCCTGGCCGCCGACGGGCGGATCCGCCTGATCGAGCGGCACACCCGTACCGATGGACGGATCTCCACCACCGAGCTGGCCGAGCTGGTCCCCGACCTGTTCGAGCGGCACACCTGGGCCTGCGGGCCCAACGAGATGCTCGACGACCTGGGCGCGCACTGGGCCCTGGCCGGTGCGGCCGAGCGGCTGCACGTCGAGCGGTTCCGTCCGACGATCATCGCGGCCGGCGAGGGTGGCAAGGTCACCTTCGGCAGGTCCGGGACCGTGGTCGACGCCGAGGGCGGCGTACCGATCCTGGAGGCCGGTGAGAACGCCGGTGTGCTGATGCCGTCCGGCTGCCGGATGGGCATCTGCTTCAGCTGCGTGCTGCCGATGACCGAGGGCTCGGTCCGCGACCTGCGCGACGGCTCGATCACCACCGCGGTCGAGGGTGACCGCATCCCCGTCCAGACGTGCATCTCGGCCGCCGCCGGCCCGTGCCAGCTGGACGCCTGA
- a CDS encoding fatty acid desaturase family protein: MTTIQRKRVSPIDHLTAEDIETLGRELDAIRDEIVAGRGENDAKYIRRVISVQRKLELSSRAILLFSLFPPAWLVGTAGLSVAKILENMEIGHNIMHGQWDWMRDPKIHSTAWEWDNASPSEQWKHSHNELHHTYTNVVGKDNDLGYGIMRVDEGQRWHPIYLGQPLWNFVNACFFEYGIAAYDLELGKNLKTKKRRTNPEFKERLKQVRRKIGKQMLKDYVVHPALSIVTGSFLHTLAANAVANLVRNLWTHSVIMCGHFPQGVETFERTSIEGETRGEWYVRQMLGSANIDGNRVMHIMTGNLSYQIEHHLFPDLPSNRYQEIAPRIREIFDRYQLTYVSGSLPRQVGSAWAKVFRLSLPNRGEAKLAADAPRPKQVKRAKAYRWQRPAEEPTPVAVNS; encoded by the coding sequence GTGACCACGATCCAGCGCAAGCGCGTCAGCCCGATCGACCACCTGACCGCCGAGGACATCGAGACGCTCGGCCGCGAGCTCGACGCGATCCGGGACGAGATCGTGGCCGGCCGGGGTGAGAACGACGCGAAGTACATCCGCCGCGTCATCAGCGTGCAGCGCAAGCTGGAGCTCAGCAGCCGCGCGATCCTGCTCTTCTCGCTCTTCCCGCCGGCCTGGCTGGTCGGCACGGCGGGCCTGTCGGTGGCCAAGATCCTCGAGAACATGGAGATCGGCCACAACATCATGCACGGCCAGTGGGACTGGATGCGCGACCCGAAGATCCACTCGACCGCCTGGGAGTGGGACAACGCGTCGCCGTCGGAGCAGTGGAAGCACTCGCACAACGAGCTGCACCACACTTACACGAACGTCGTCGGCAAGGACAACGACCTCGGCTACGGCATCATGCGCGTCGACGAGGGGCAGCGCTGGCACCCCATCTACCTGGGCCAGCCGCTCTGGAACTTCGTCAACGCGTGCTTCTTCGAGTACGGCATCGCCGCGTACGACCTCGAGCTCGGCAAGAACCTGAAGACGAAGAAGCGGCGCACGAACCCGGAGTTCAAGGAGCGCCTCAAGCAGGTCCGCCGCAAGATCGGCAAGCAGATGCTGAAGGACTACGTCGTCCACCCGGCGCTGTCGATCGTCACCGGCTCGTTCCTGCACACCCTGGCGGCCAACGCCGTCGCCAACCTGGTCCGCAACCTCTGGACGCACTCGGTGATCATGTGCGGTCACTTCCCGCAGGGCGTCGAGACCTTCGAGCGCACGTCGATCGAGGGCGAGACCCGCGGCGAGTGGTACGTCCGGCAGATGCTCGGCTCGGCGAACATCGACGGCAACCGTGTCATGCACATCATGACCGGCAACTTGTCGTACCAGATCGAGCACCACCTCTTCCCCGACCTGCCCAGCAACCGCTACCAGGAGATCGCGCCCCGGATCCGCGAGATCTTCGACCGCTACCAGCTGACCTACGTCAGCGGCTCCCTGCCCCGGCAGGTCGGCTCGGCCTGGGCGAAGGTCTTCCGGCTCTCGCTGCCCAACCGCGGCGAGGCCAAGCTGGCGGCGGACGCACCCCGGCCCAAGCAGGTCAAGCGGGCCAAGGCCTACCGGTGGCAGCGCCCGGCCGAAGAGCCGACCCCCGTAGCCGTCAACTCCTGA